A stretch of the Aegilops tauschii subsp. strangulata cultivar AL8/78 chromosome 4, Aet v6.0, whole genome shotgun sequence genome encodes the following:
- the LOC109768848 gene encoding uncharacterized protein: MLDDSETELVAPALCNCSSVPLQCTRAPTFSPATKNPGDHAWPNHSSPFRPLSSCPRSPWPTHPLILFLATKPPNPSQFSTLAHSNSTTAAITSLTGEGSAMEELLLRHGRLSRPVATRRLRVVAVALRSRPSSSLAVPGFPPATAPAPAPALEHVLPSPHVAADAAAVLLEAGVRPEDLRRAAGMCPELMSVPVETITAALRFLTDEAGVPAEELPRVLRRRPRLLVSSAAARLRPTLYFLRALGVPDLHRRADLLSFSVEDKLLPRIEFLESLGLPSRAARSMARRFPALFYYGIDGNMRPKAEYLLGVMGRDADELFDFPEYFSYALDTRIATRHEACAARGVRMPLPAMLRPGERKFEDCLAGCVGSTPPRRRSPLWHAYWVDGDGAGVSAVVEKARRDDAIVASYRHVHY, translated from the coding sequence ATGCTCGACGATAGTGAAACTGAACTCGTGGCTCCGGCGCTATGTAACTGTAGCTCCGTCCCCCTGCAGTGCACGCGCGCCCCCACGTTCTCTCCGGCGACGAAAAATCCTGGAGATCACGCCTGGCCCAATCACTCCTCCCCGTTCCGCCCCCTATCCTCCTGCCCGCGCTCGCCTTGGCCCACCCACCCCCTTATCCTCTTCCTCGCCACTAAACCGCCAAATCCGTCTCAGTTCAGCACGCTCGCCCACTCCAACTCTACCACAGCTGCTATCACCTCACTCACTGGCGAGGGTTCGGCCATGGAAGAACTCCTGCTGCGCCACGGCCGCCTCTCGAGGCCGGTGGCAACCCGCCGCCTCCGCGTCGTCGCCGTCGCGCTAAGGTCCAGACCGAGCAGCAGCCTCGCCGTCCCTGGGTTTCCGCCCGCGACGGCGCCGGCCCCGGCGCCTGCCCTGGAGCACGTGCTACCGTCGCCGCATGTGGCCGCAGACGCCGCAGCTGTCCTGCTCGAGGCGGGCGTGCGCCCGGAGGATCTCCGGCGCGCGGCGGGGATGTGCCCCGAGCTGATGTCCGTCCCCGTCGAGACCATCACGGCCGCGCTGCGGTTCCTGACCGACGAGGCCGGAGTGCCCGCCGAGGAGCTGCCGCGCGTGCTGAGGCGACGCCCACGCCTGCTCgtgtcctccgccgccgcgcggCTCCGGCCGACGCTCTACTTCCTCCGGGCGCTTGGCGTGCCCGACCTCCACCGCCGTGCCGACCTGCTCTCCTTCTCCGTGGAGGACAAGCTGCTCCCGCGGATCGAGTTCCTCGAGTCGCTGGGCCTCCCCTCCCGCGCCGCGCGCTCCATGGCACGCCGCTTCCCGGCGCTATTCTACTACGGCATTGACGGCAACATGCGGCCCAAGGCTGAGTACCTTCTGGGCGTCATGGGCCGCGACGCCGACGAGCTCTTCGACTTCCCAGAGTACTTCTCCTACGCGCTCGACACGCGCATCGCGACGCGCCACGAGGCCTGCGCCGCGCGCGGCGTGAGGATGCCGCTGCCCGCCATGCTCCGGCCTGGGGAGCGCAAGTTCGAGGACTGCCTCGCGGGCTGCGTCGGCTCCACGCCGCCACGGCGGCGGTCTCCCCTTTGGCACGCCTATTGGGTGGATGGCGACGGCGCCGGCGTCAGCGCGGTGGTAGAGAAGGCCAGACGTGACGACGCGATCGTGGCATCATACCGCCATGTGCATTATTAG